From the genome of Anopheles merus strain MAF chromosome X, AmerM5.1, whole genome shotgun sequence, one region includes:
- the LOC121591451 gene encoding apolipoprotein D, producing the protein MVRVTLHARSCCLLVALLLLLLLLVDDGAGQIPRRRPRNDRCPKVRAMRNFGLNAMMGSWYVIQYFASTEMFPEYGCMRSSFVTSDGYVTMNFTYVFLDDPLATFQQGNITWIIPNYGQPAHWVHAESSYEEIYNTYVIDTDYRSWALIMHCAEKTKSQKYLSALMLAREPTLGQNVINFLREKLPRYDIDVENMFPIPQTNCTRMDPNAYYSYQTAP; encoded by the exons ATGGTTCGTGTGACGCTGCACGCCCGGAGCTGCTGTCTGCTGgtggcactgctgctgctcctcctcctgctcgtcGACGATGGGGCTGGGCAGATACCGCGACGACGGCCCCGCAACGACCGCTGCCCGAAG GTCCGGGCGATGCGCAACTTCGGGCTGAACGCGATGATGGGCTCCTGGTACGTGATACAGTACTTCGCCTCGACCGAGATGTTCCCGGAGTACGGGTGCATGCGCAGCTCGTTCGTCACCTCCGATGGGTACGTGACGATGAACTTTACGTACGTGTTTTTGGACGACCCGCTCGCCACCTTCCAGCAGGGCAACATTACCTGGATCATTCCGAACTACGGCCAGCCGGCGCACTGGGTGCACGCAGAGAGTAGCT ATGAAGAGATCTACAACACCTACGTGATTGACACGGACTATCGGAGCTGGGCCCTCATCATGCACTGTGCGGAGAAGACGAAATCCCAGAAGTACCTCTCGGCGCTGATGCTTGCCCGTGAGCCTACCCTCGGGCAGAATGTGATCAACTTTTTGCG CGAGAAGCTGCCGAGGTACGATATAGATGTCGAGAACATGTTCCCCATCCCGCAGACGAACTGTACCAGGATGGATCCGAATGCCTACTACTCCTACCAAACAGCGCCGTAG